The DNA window ATATATTAGGAACATATTAAGCTTGATTAAGAATTAATTTTAGTCTTAGCTTATAAACCAAATgtgtttttttcatttaaaaacagTAATGATGGATTGGGTTTTTCCACAAGTTTAATTTTGATAATGGTGGATGTATCGAGTTCTCGAGTGGTCGACGATCTTAGCGACTTAATGCGGGCTAAAGTTCGTGCTTGCTTGTATGAATACGATACTGAATTCGATGCGTATTATGCTAGTGATGTGGATGAGTTACTTGGAAATGGACATGAAAGCAAATATCCTCAAAAGGGCATAAGCAAATGTCCGTCGCTACCGTCCTTTGGGTGTCTTGAAGCAGATGAATTTGTAACTACATTGCGGAGGATGTTGTCTGAGGGTTCCTCGCAAGCACCTCCCTCTTGCTTTGTTTCTTTGCCTGTAAGTGGCTTTTGTTGctttgtttcttaatttctttgcCTGTAACTACATTGCGGAGGATGTTGTCTGAGGGCGTATCATGCTTTGTTTCTTTGTCTGAGAATGTTTAGTGAGTAAAAGTACTGTATATGTGACATTTTCACCCGATCCATTGGAGTTTAACTTGAATCGTTGCGTTTAACTTATGAATGGTGTGTAACATCAGGTCGAGTTAAATGTATACATTTGAGTTACGCTACAATGGTTAGATGATCATGCCATGTAACTTGGTTTGTCAACTTTATGAGTTGAGCTTAATTAAATGATGTAGCATTAGTTTAAAATATAATGTAACGTGTTATATTCACTTGAATAGTTGCATGTAATCAGTGAATGGAGTATGAATCAAGTCAGGTCAAATGTAACTACTCGAGTTAAGCTACAATGACCAGATGATCATGCCATATAACTTGGTTTGTCAACTTTATGAGTTGAGCAAATAAAACAGTGTGGCATTAGTTTAAAATATAATGTAACGCGCCATATTTACTTGAATAGTTGTATATAATCAGTGAATGGGGTATGAATCGGGTCGGGTCAAATGTAACTACTCGAGTTAAGCTACAATGACTAGATGATCATGCCATGTAACTTGGCTTGTCAACTTTATGAGTTGAGCAAATAAAACAATTTGGCATTAGTTTAAAATATAATGTAACGTGTCTTATTCACTCGGCCCACTAGAGTTTTAACTTGAATAGTTGCATGTAATCGGTGAATGGGGTATGAGATCTGGTTAGATTAAATGTAACAATTCGAGTTAATAAGCTACAATGGTTAGATGATCATACCATGTAACTGGGTTTGTTAACTTTATGAGTTGAGCTTAATTTAATGATgtggtatttttttaaaatataatgtaaCGTGTCATATTCATTAGACACACTAGAGTTTAACTTGAATAGTTGCATATAACCGGTGAATGGGGTATGATATTGGGTCGGATTAAATGTAACGATTCGGGTTAAGCTAGAATGGTGAGATGATCCTGTCATGTAAACTTGGTTTGTTAACTTGTTTCACCTTTTAACAGACTCCCATGAAGCTAGTGTCTGCCCTCAAAGGTAGCCGAGCGAAACAGGGAATATTACCGGAGAAACGCAGTGTGACATGGGCACCCAATGTGTACGATCCTCCACCGACATCGCTATTGCATATGATTAGAAACAAAAGGCAACACAAGTTGAAGAGGAACAACAACgacaaaaagaaaataggaaGGAAAGGGTTGAAAGGCACCAAGTCGACGCGAGGTAACGTCGGCAGGAAAGGCGTCAAACAAATTCGCAGAAGCAGCGAAAGTTCTTATAGGTGGTTTAAAGAACTGGTGGTTGAAGATAGAGTAGTTAATGAGATCGACAATTTCAACGTCGACAAGCCGGACCCTTATTGTGGCAGCGGTTTTTTAACTCAGTCGTCGACCGGAATGTACTACTCTGTGGCAGAGGCTCTATGAGTATGTCTTCTTATTCACATCATGGGGAAATCTAtgcctttatttttttctattctttaatATGGTTCGTAAATAAATAAGCATTATGCAATGGTTTTTTATAATGATAATCTATTCCAAtttattgatttaattataaaaaatcgatAGTTTGAATTTATTCGAATTTTGAGCAATTtgaaccaaaaattattttaaatgcaaAACGGCTTGAACACGTCTATCACGGCAAATTAGTTTTATCCATTATATCAGAGAGTAAATTGGTCATtctgtaaaaattaaaaactgtCTTTATACAACATGAGATATACGTGGCATGTCATGTATCACTACTTGGTTATTTCGTTAGTTACGCTAGTTTTTAACAGAACAAATTGAtgaagtttttaataaaataatcaatttgctatttaatttaatgtataagaactaatttatttgttttttttttactgaatGGGCTTTCATGATACTTTTTTCCACACTTTTGACATGTATATAGTTGCGGGTTAATGGAAATTGTACTCATTCTAATTTTaagaaatgtataaaaaaaattatacaaaatcttAATCCCAAAACACAAAGTAAACAAACAGTAATATTTTTGTTGTTAAGGGGTAAGAGTAAAGGTTTCCGTGGTCGGATCAGGTTCAATTTGGGTCCATGATATCAATACCATAAGTATTTTTCCAATGTTGGATCTGACCTttgaaaatctaacatcaaatttTGCATAAGTATGTAGATGTTAGTAAATGGCTAATTTAAGCTTGTATTATAATTTGTTcttgtaaataattatttttatttaatatttagtaattaatatatcttttattaattttttaaacataatattttttatctttacattgtcatataatatatttaatttttcatacgatataaaataaataatacataaaaaaaacattacaaatttgaaaataggTTGAGTCTGGACAAACTAGAGCTTTTAATATTGGAGTTCAAACTACATATTTTAAACGGgcttatttatgtttttgttcgAGTTCATTTAGACAACTTCCGACTTAAGTGAATAGCTAAACCTTTGAACGTATCTAATAAAAGTTACTCTAATATAAAATATGAAGGTaatgtaaatttaaaacttaaatataaatGCTTTATCATTTCATTGTGATTTATtagactattttaataatttaaaaaaattttaactaaaaagaaTCTATCAAATGCCATGgtatattttcataaaatcagtaaaagtatcatggaggtccTCATATTAAGAGTCAATTTATATTTTGCCTCATCTATTAAAAAAAGAGTAGCATTTTTACATTAGATCAAATAATAAACTAACgattctgttaaaattttcatatatttctgttgttaaaaattGGTTCCTCTATGTCAATATGAGGTGCAtgctgtaatagcccgattttaggcttagtcggaacagtggtttcgggaccacaaatccgacgaaaaaaaaatgtaatggcttgaattttcagaggtatCGGAACGGTGAttcaagatcactaaattcgacaaatgggtagaaaatattattaatttagtaagtataagttaaatatgaagttaggaaaatttttgaaatagtgaatagtgcactagaaataaatattaaaataattagaatcgaaatgaggtatcaagacctcggggattttaaactgagccataaatatttttataaatatttatggagtgttaaaaagttattattaaagtttcgttaagaaattttaaagttccgataattaattgaacaaaaaggactaaattgtaacaaatgcaaaattttgggaaatgattaaatagcttaaatgataagaggaagagggcttaaaaggcaaatagacccaaggtctatttgggctggacggcagaggcatgaaatcagcaagaaagtaaggagaattaagggaaaaattggaaaattgcaaaatttgcttaataaagttaggacccaagtggaattatctagatttctcttcatttttctgaattctcatcagctaaaacaccatggaagggatTCTTCAAGCtgattcttcatatttttattacaagtaagttcaattcttgactatttcttgaaatttttgtatttttatgacttttacaactaggcccacttgttaaattcattagtttttgattttatgaaagaagttgaaagttgatatgaatatgtgctggaagtatatgatgatttagcatgaaattagagctttaaattattcatatgctgattttattgaaagaattgaatagaaagtgaatgtttgggacctaatagtaaaagagtttgaagatagagttatatgtggaaattctgaatttcaatagttgtgtaacaacttataatgtctagtaaagtactaattgagaaaattagattaattgaggggttaattgagaaaggaccgaattgtataaactgtgaaatttggggcaaaatggaaatcaacattttgcactaaagcagttttg is part of the Gossypium hirsutum isolate 1008001.06 chromosome D11, Gossypium_hirsutum_v2.1, whole genome shotgun sequence genome and encodes:
- the LOC107898824 gene encoding uncharacterized protein; its protein translation is MVDVSSSRVVDDLSDLMRAKVRACLYEYDTEFDAYYASDVDELLGNGHESKYPQKGISKCPSLPSFGCLEADEFVTTLRRMLSEGSSQAPPSCFVSLPTPMKLVSALKGSRAKQGILPEKRSVTWAPNVYDPPPTSLLHMIRNKRQHKLKRNNNDKKKIGRKGLKGTKSTRGNVGRKGVKQIRRSSESSYRWFKELVVEDRVVNEIDNFNVDKPDPYCGSGFLTQSSTGMYYSVAEAL